CAATGCATCTGCCGCACGCTTTGCGCCGGTACAGGATATGACCATCGAAGACTGGCACTTCACTATTCGCAACGAAGTGGACCTGATCTTCTACACCACCAAATACGCTTGGAATCATCTGGCTGAACGCAAGGGGGTGATTCTGAATGTGTCGTCCACCGCTGCCTGGGGTGGCTCCAAAGTAGCCGGTATCTCGGCGCATTCGGCTGCCAAGGGGGCCGTGGTTTCCTTTACCCGCCAACTCGCCGTCGAAGGTGCGTCTGCGGGCATTCGTGCGATCAGCATCAGTCCTGGTTTTGTCGCCACGCCGGGTACCGCCGCGTTCATGGAAAACCCGGTAGCGCGCGCCGCGCTGCTAGACGGCGTGCTGATGGACAGGCCCGGACAGCCCGAA
This genomic stretch from Halopseudomonas pelagia harbors:
- a CDS encoding SDR family NAD(P)-dependent oxidoreductase produces the protein MGRLEGKVALITGTGGGQGRVAALRFAREGATVVGCDTNEDENKITADLMAQEGYILHGYAPVDLGDHEQAKAWVESAVAEHGRIDVLYNNASAARFAPVQDMTIEDWHFTIRNEVDLIFYTTKYAWNHLAERKGVILNVSSTAAWGGSKVAGISAHSAAKGAVVSFTRQLAVEGASAGIRAISISPGFVATPGTAAFMENPVARAALLDGVLMDRPGQPEEVVSLAVYLASDEASFITGSDIVIDGGLLAI